The DNA segment gACCATATTATTCTAGATAACAGAGATATCATTAACGGTCATGCCTCcaataaacaaaaatttaagATCCAGAATATTCTTAACTCGACCTTCTAATATCAATGCTCCTACTACTACTCTCACAACTTTAACTATGATATTAGTCAATCGTGAAAGGTCACGTTGTGACTCATactttctctctttttattcCGCTTCGTCACAAAGTGACAAAAGTGGTCTTTTTTTCCGTTAAGTGCAACTCACAGCTGTGTGGCCTGCTCTGAAGCGCTCGGACGGATTTTTCAAGCTTGATTGGTCACCGTATCTCTCTCTTCGGCGCGGCTTTCCATTCCcgtcatcaaaaaaataatctaCCTATATAAATGAACTTTTCACCTCCAAAGGCAGTTTATTCCCTGTATGTCCTTTAAGTACAGTTAATAACGagcaagtttttttttttttttttaccccAAATATCTAAGAGAATCGTACACTCCTTACCATTTCAACTACAGCAGCtatgtcttcttctttacgCCATTTAGTTTCAATTAAAGATCTTTCCGATGAAGAATTTAGAATCTTAGTACAAAGAGCTCAGCATTTTAAGAATGTTTTCAAAGCAAATAAGACAAATGACTTTCAATCGAACCATTTGAAACTATTAGGTAAGACCATTGCCCTTATTTTCACTAAGAGGTCAACTAGAACAAGAATTTCCACCGAGGGTGCAGCCACCTTTTTTGGTGCCCAGCCAATGTTTTTGGGCAAAGAGGACATTCAGCTAGGTGTTAATGAATCCTTTTATGATACCACCAAGGTTGTATCATCCATGGTTTCATGTATTTTTGCCCGTGTAAATAGTCATGAAGATATTCAGGCTTTTTGTAAGGATTCATCTGTGCCAATTATTAACTCTTTATGTGATAAATTTCATCCTTTACAAGCAATTTGCGACTTGCTGACGATAgttgaaaactttgataTATCTCTGGATGTAGTAAACAAGGGTACAAATTCCAAACTGAAAATAGCATGGATTGGTGACGCTAATAATGTTATAAATGATATGTGTATCGCATGTTTGAAGTTTGGGATGAGCGTCAGCATTGCTACCCCTCCCGGTATCGAAATGGATTCCGACATAGTCGATGAAGCTAACACAATTGCTAAGAGGAACGGTGCAACATTTGAACTAACGCATGACTCCTTAAAGGCTTCCATCAATGCTAACATATTGGTAACTGACACTTTCGTCTCTATGGGTGAAGAATTTGCAAAGCAAGCTAAACTGAAACAATTCAAAGGGTTCCAAATTAATCAAGAACTAGCCGCAGTGGCTGATCCAAATTTCAAGTTTATGCATTGCCTGCCAAGACATCAAGAAGAAGTCAGTGATGATGTCTTTTATGGTGAACATTCCATTGTCTTTGAGGAGGCGGAGAACAGGCTATATGCGGCTATGTCCGCTATTGATGTCTTCGTCAATAATAAAGgcaatttcaaaaacctGAAATAACTTCTCTCATGTTTGTAATAactaatatatatatatatatatatatatatatatatgaataatGATATACATTCTATTACTTTATACAGTCGATTGAAGGAAAACTTTATAAAAACTAccttttattctttgcaGAACGCTTTCTACATGTTTAAATACACATGAGCAGCAAATTCCTTTGCATTATTTAATTTCACAACTTTTACCCTTTCATCAATCTCATTGAGTTCAACCTTTTCGCATAGGACATTGGAATAAACAGCCTTGACATCACTACCAAGCTTACACAATGTAATATGGGGGACTTTGTTCTGGCAATATAATTCTTTGACATTGTCACCGTTCGAGTCGATTATGCACCCACCTTCGCCCCCGGATAGTTCTACCACGATAGCAATGATTTTCTGATCCCAACATAGTTTTTTCAACCtgaatttcaatttgtCAGTAGTTTCCACCGATTTACCTTGGTTGATACTTGTGCCCGCTGTATTTTCTATGAGGCGGTCATTGTATTTCGTTATCTGGTCAGTGTATCTCTTACAAAATGATTTCCACATCCTTTTCCCCTCCTTTTCACGGGACGACATGACGTGACCCAATGTTATGTGAAGTTCATTCTGGAACTTTCCACTTGTCAATAAATCTTCAAATTGCTGTGATAACTCTGCAATATTTGCAATTCCCTGCCTTGCCaaatcaataatttcaTCATAGCTTTCTATTTTCGCCGAGATATAAGTGGGTTTAATCAATTTAGGTGTTTTTGGTTGGTTGCAGTTGCTTTTACCAACCCTTTTTTGCACTGTGGGTTTGTAGTCTAAGCTTTTTCTGAACGATGCATCAATTTCATCGTCTTTTGGGATTTCAGGTATCAAAATTGGGTAAGCCTTATGAATTTCACTCAGAATTTGTTTCGCATTAGTTAACGAAGAATCTACCTCCCCGAAATCTAATTCTACCATTAAATCAAACATGTTATCTGGTGATCTTCTTAAGCTAACTGGTTGatatcttttcaaaaaaccACTCATGATACCCAccacttttttctctccTAATTCATCCCATTTAATACTTTGATGATTATTACCTCTATTAATCACTCTTCGCATTGTTATGTCCTTGATTTCAGGTAGTTTGTCATATGGTGCAAATGATACACCAATAACTTTGATGTTCGTATCATACGCCAAGTAGTCTTCTTTTAGTTCATCTAGCCAGTCGAATAATTGCTGCCTTTCTCGGAATTGATGATTGTTTCTATCAACTATGACACATttcacttcttttttagataATAGTTCcaatgattttttcattaactGAGATTTATCTTTTCCAGTAATATCGTCATTCTGAATATGACCCCAGCTTTCGGGGAACAGGTTGACCAACGTCTGAGATGTGGTTGTTTTGCCACATCCTATAACTGATATGGggaaaattaaaaatttggtGTGTTCGTcaactttttcataatCAATGGCATTTCTTAATTCCAGTTCGACGACCTTTTCATGGTTAAGGATTTCCAGCCCGCTCATACCGTAAGATTGTAAAAATTTATTTCTTAACTCAATCACTCCAAAGCCTTTCATGTAATCCTCGCAGATCTTGGGTGATGATTCTAATATTGGGATTATGAAATCAAGATACTTGTTGGTGATAAATTTATGTTTCTTAAACTTAAACAATCTTGATTTCTTGGATATATAGTCTTTGGTAACTTCTCTCCATTGACGGTACATTAGATAtggttcttcaaatttgaactTAAAAAAGAACGGTTTCCCAGTATTCTCTAAGTGACACCTGATAACAAAAccttcaatttcttgtcCTTGGAAAGATCCACTTGTGGAACAGTTTTCTAagaattctttcaaatccttCAGGGTGTTCAAGGTGAAAGATTGGGTGTGCTTAAATCCGTATTTGTACGCCAATTGTGAAACATCTTTCATACTCCAAGTTTCAAATTCTGCTTCATTAACATTTACACCATGTAAGTATAAACCAGCTTTCTCAAGGGGATACTCTAAGATatgttcttcaaatgaatCATCGCAATATTCTGTCACAGCAGTGATGTTATAGGTATACAGC comes from the Saccharomyces mikatae IFO 1815 strain IFO1815 genome assembly, chromosome: 10 genome and includes:
- the ARG3 gene encoding ornithine carbamoyltransferase (similar to Saccharomyces cerevisiae ARG3 (YJL088W); ancestral locus Anc_1.279), which encodes MSSSLRHLVSIKDLSDEEFRILVQRAQHFKNVFKANKTNDFQSNHLKLLGKTIALIFTKRSTRTRISTEGAATFFGAQPMFLGKEDIQLGVNESFYDTTKVVSSMVSCIFARVNSHEDIQAFCKDSSVPIINSLCDKFHPLQAICDLLTIVENFDISLDVVNKGTNSKLKIAWIGDANNVINDMCIACLKFGMSVSIATPPGIEMDSDIVDEANTIAKRNGATFELTHDSLKASINANILVTDTFVSMGEEFAKQAKLKQFKGFQINQELAAVADPNFKFMHCLPRHQEEVSDDVFYGEHSIVFEEAENRLYAAMSAIDVFVNNKGNFKNLK
- the TRL1 gene encoding tRNA ligase (similar to Saccharomyces cerevisiae TRL1 (YJL087C); ancestral locus Anc_1.280) is translated as MPSPYNDKRTVAKLVSDLEKAEKLSGRGKAYKRVCNLSHSTKKVVSWKFNEWDYGKNNITLPCNARGLFISDDATNPVIVARGYDKFFNVGEVNFTKWQWIEENCTGPYDVTIKANGCIIFISGLEDGTLVVCSKHSTGPREDVDRNHAEAGEKQLLKQLTERSIDPSDFARMLYTYNITAVTEYCDDSFEEHILEYPLEKAGLYLHGVNVNEAEFETWSMKDVSQLAYKYGFKHTQSFTLNTLKDLKEFLENCSTSGSFQGQEIEGFVIRCHLENTGKPFFFKFKFEEPYLMYRQWREVTKDYISKKSRLFKFKKHKFITNKYLDFIIPILESSPKICEDYMKGFGVIELRNKFLQSYGMSGLEILNHEKVVELELRNAIDYEKVDEHTKFLIFPISVIGCGKTTTSQTLVNLFPESWGHIQNDDITGKDKSQLMKKSLELLSKKEVKCVIVDRNNHQFRERQQLFDWLDELKEDYLAYDTNIKVIGVSFAPYDKLPEIKDITMRRVINRGNNHQSIKWDELGEKKVVGIMSGFLKRYQPVSLRRSPDNMFDLMVELDFGEVDSSLTNAKQILSEIHKAYPILIPEIPKDDEIDASFRKSLDYKPTVQKRVGKSNCNQPKTPKLIKPTYISAKIESYDEIIDLARQGIANIAELSQQFEDLLTSGKFQNELHITLGHVMSSREKEGKRMWKSFCKRYTDQITKYNDRLIENTAGTSINQGKSVETTDKLKFRLKKLCWDQKIIAIVVELSGGEGGCIIDSNGDNVKELYCQNKVPHITLCKLGSDVKAVYSNVLCEKVELNEIDERVKVVKLNNAKEFAAHVYLNM